TCAACCGTTACCCAACAACCACTCGGAGGTAAAGCTCAGTTTGGTGGACAACGTTTCGGTGAGATGGAAGTTTGGGCTCTTGAAGCCTACGGTGCGTCAAATGTTCTCCAAGAAATCTTGACATACAAGTCTGACGATATCAACGGACGTTTGAAAGCTTATGAAGCCATTACAAAAGGAAAACCAATTCCAAAACCAGGTGTTCCAGAATCCTTCCGAGTTCTTGTAAAAGAATTGCAATCTCTTGGTCTTGACATGCGTGTCCTTGACGAAGACGACCAAGAAGTGGAACTTCGTGACTTGGATGAAGGAATGGACGAAGATGTCATCCACGTAGATGACCTTGAAAAAGCCCGCGAAAAAGCGGCCCAAGAGGCTAAAGCAGCCTTTGAAGCTGAAGAAGCTGAGAAGGCAACAAAAGCGGAAGCAACAGAAGAAGCTGCTGAACAAGAATAAGCAGTTCACTTAGAATAGAAAGGGAAGAAATAGTGGTTGATGTAAATCGTTTTAAAAGTATGCAAATCACCCTAGCTTCTCCAAGCAAAGTCCGTTCATGGTCTTATGGAGAAGTCAAAAAACCTGAAACAATCAATTACCGTACCTTGAAACCAGAACGTGAAGGACTCTTTGACGAAGTCATCTTTGGTCCTACAAAAGACTGGGAATGTGCTTGTGGGAAGTACAAACGCATTCGTTACAGAGGGATTGTTTGTGACCGCTGTGGGGTTGAAGTAACGCGTACAAAAGTTCGTCGTGAGCGTATGGGGCACATCGAGTTGAAAGCTCCTGTATCTCACATCTGGTACTTCAAGGGGATTCCAAGCCGTATGGGCTTGACCCTTGATATGAGCCCTCGTGCCCTCGAGGAAGTTATCTACTTTGCGGCTTATGTGGTGATTGATCCGAAGGATACACCACTTGAGCACAAGTCAATCATGACAGAACGCGAATACCGTGAACGCTTGCGTGAGTATGGTTATGGATCATTCGTTGCCAAGATGGGTGCTGAAGCTATCCAAGACCTTTTGAAACAAGTAGATCTTGAAAAAGAAATTGCGGAACTCAAAGAAGAGTTGAAAACAGCTACTGGACAAAAACGTGTCAAAGCCATCCGTCGTTTGGATGTCTTGGATGCCTTTTACAAGTCTGGAAACAAACCTGAATGGATGATTCTCAACATCCTTCCGGTTATTCCACCAGATCTTCGTCCAATGTTGCAGTTGGATGGTGGCCGTTTTGCCTCATCTGACTTGAACGACCTTTATCGTCGTGTTATCAACCGTAACAACCGTTTGGCTCGTTTGCTTGAGTTGAATGCACCAGGTATCATCGTTCAAAATGAGAAGCGTATGCTTCAAGAAGCGGTTGACGCTTTGATTGACAATGGTCGTCGTGGTCGCCCGATCACAGGACCAGGTAGCCGTCCACTCAAATCATTGAGCCACATGCTTAAAGGGAAACAAGGACGCTTCCGTCAAAACTTGCTCGGTAAACGTGTTGACTTCTCAGGACGTTCCGTTATCGCCGTTGGTCCAACTCTTAAGATGTACCAATGTGGTGTGCCGCGTGAAATGGCGATCGAGCTCTTTAAACCATTTGTCATGCGTGAAATCGTTGCCCGTGATATCGTGCAAAACGTCAAAGCAGCGAAACGCTTGGTGGAACGTGGAGATGAACGCATCTGGGATATCCTCGAAGAAGTGATTAAAGAACACCCAGTGCTTTTGAACCGCGCACCGACCCTTCACCGTTTGGGTATCCAAGCCTTCGAGCCAGTCTTGATTGATGGTAAGGCCCTTCGCTTGCACCCACTTGTCTGTGAAGCCTACAATGCCGACTTTGACGGTGACCAAATGGCCATCCACGTACCGCTTTCAGAAGAAGCCCAAGCAGAAGCTCGTATCCTCATGCTTGCTGCTGAGCATATCTTGAACCCGAAAGATGGGAAGCCAGTTGTTACTCCATCTCAGGACATGGTTTTGGGTAACTACTATTTGACCATGGAAGAAGCTGGTCGTGAGGGTGAAGGAATGGTCTTCAAAGACCGTGACGAAGCTGTTATGGCTTACCGCAATGGTTATGTTCACCTCCACTCACGTGTTGGTATCGCAACAGACAGTCTTAACAAACCATGGACAGAAGAGCAAAAACACAAGGTCTTGCTGACAACTGTTGGTAAAATCCTCTTCAACGACATCATGCCAGAGGGTCTACCTTACTTGCAAGAACCAACAAATGCTAACTTAACAGAAGGTGTTCCAGCTAAGTACTTCTTGCCACTAGGTGGAGATATCAAGGAAGCAATTCGCAACCTTGAACTCAACCCTCCATTCAAGAAGAAAAACCTTGGAAATATCATCGCTGAAATCTTCAAACGTTTCCGTACGACAGAAACATCTGCCCTACTTGACCGTATGAAGAACCTCGGTTACCACCACTCAACTCTTGCAGGATTGACAGTGGGGATCGCCGACATTCCAGTCGTTGAAGACAAGGCTGAAATCATTGAGGAATCACACAAACGTGTAGAACAAATCACCAAACAATTCCGTCGTGGTATGATCACAGACGACGAGCGTTACAATGCCGTTACAGCTGAATGGCGTGCAGCTCGTGAAAAATTGGAGAAACGTTTGATTGCCAACCAAGATCCTAAGAACCCAATCGTTATGATGATGGACTCTGGAGCCCGTGGTAACATCTCAAACTTCTCACAGCTTGCCGGTATGCGTGGTCTGATGGCTGCTCCGAATGGACGTATCATGGAATTGCCAATCCTTTCAAACTTCCGCGAAGGTTTGTCAGTACTCGAAATGTTCTTCTCAACTCACGGTGCCCGTAAAGGTATGACCGATACGGCCCTTAAGACAGCCGACTCAGGTTACTTGACTCGTCGTTTGGTTGACGTTGCCCAAGACGTTATCATCCGTGAGGACGACTGTGGAACAGACCGTGGTCTCTTGATCCGTTCTATCGCAGAAGGAAAAGAGATGATCGAGTCTCTCGAAGAGCGTCTCAATGGTCGTTATACTAAGAAAACTGTTAAACACCCAGAAACTGGCGCAGTGATCATTGGTCCAAATGAGTTGATTACAGAAGACAAGGCGCGTGAAATTGTCAATGCTGGTGTGGAAGAAGTGACTATCCGTTCCGTATTTACATGTAACACTCGTCATGGTGTCTGCCGTCACTGTTACGGTATCAACTTGGCGACTGGTGATGCGGTTGAAGTTGGTGAAGCAGTTGGTACAATCGCTGCCCAATCTATCGGGGAACCTGGTACACAGCTTACAATGCGTACCTTCCACACGGGTGGGGTTGCCTCAAATACCGATATCACTCAGGGTCTTCCTCGTGTCCAAGAAATCTTTGAAGCCCGCAATCCTAAAGGGGAAGCGGTCATCACAGAGGTCAAAGGACAAGTTACAGCTATCGAAGAAGACGCGTCAACTCGTACCAAGAAAGTCTTCGTTAAGGGTGAAACTGGAGAAGGCGAATACGTGGTACCATTTACAGCCCGTATGCGCGTCGAAGTTGGAGACCAAGTCTCTCGCGGTGCGGCATTGACAGAAGGTTCTATCCAACCGAAACGTCTCCTCGCTGTTCGTGATGTCTTGTCAGTTGAAACCTACCTTCTCGGTGAAGTACAAAAAGTTTACCGTAGCCAAGGGGTAGAAATCGGTGACAAGCACATCGAGGTAATGGTTCGTCAAATGATCCGTAAAGTTCGTGTCATGGATCCAGGTGACACAGACCTTCTTATGGGTACTCTCATGGACATCAACGACTTTACAGATGCTAACAAGGATGTTCTTATCGCAGGTGGAGTTCCAGCGACTGGTCGCCCAGTTCTTATGGGAATCACCAAAGCCTCACTTGAAACAAATAGTTTCTTGTCAGCGGCTTCCTTCCAGGAAACAACTCGTGTCCTTACAGATGCGGCCATCCGTGGTAAGAAAGATCATCTCCTTGGACTCAAGGAAAATGTTATCATCGGTAAGATCATCCCAGCTGGTACTGGTATGGCTCGCTACCGTAACCTTGAACCACAAGCTATCAATGAAGCAGAATATCTGGCTCCAGAACAAGAAGAGGCAGAACTTGCTCCTGTAGAGGAAGTTGTGGAAATCCAAGTTGAAGAAACAGTAGAATAAAAGCAAACAAGAGAACCCAAAGGTTCTCTTTGTTTTGTTTCAGAAAATTTTCCCACTTTTTCATAAAGTGTGGTAGAATAGAAGAACTAAAATGCCAAGGAGGTGTCCGTATGGAACAAACATTCTTTATCATTAAGCCAGATGGTGTGAAAAGAGGGCTGGTTGGTCAGGTTCTGAAAAGAATTGAGGAGCGTGGTTTCAAAATCGAAAAATTAGAGTTACGTTCAGCAGTTTCAGAAGCTTTGATTGATCAACACTATCAAGACTTGGTTGAAAAAAGTTTTTATCCTCCTATCCGTCAGTTTATGACTTCAGGACCGGTAGTGGTGGGCATTCTATCAGGACCGAAAGTGATTGAAACTTGGCGGACCATGATGGGTGCTACTCGTCCAGAAGAAGCCTTGCCTGGAACTATCCGAGGAGATTTTGCTAAAGCAGCAGGAGACAATCAAGCTATTCAAAATGTAGTTCATGGCTCCGATTCGGAAGCTTCTGCAAAACGTGAAATTGCTCTCTGGTTTAAGGATTAGACTGGTAAAAGAACAGTTCTGTGCACAAGAGAGCTGTTTTTTGGTCAGTTGAGCACAAAAAAAGAACACTTGAGGCGGAAACAATCATTTCAAACTCCTCACAAGGTATAATCCCATATAGGGAGGGAAAAGAAATGGTAAAATCAATTCGCCTATTGTTACTGATTGCAGTCATCCAGATTAGTTTTAGTAGTTGCCTATTATGGAAAGAATCCTTTTTATCTTTAAAACAGACCAATGCTTACTTTTTGATTTTGATAGTAGGAATTTCTGTTTTGTGCGCTGGGATAAATTATTTCCATACAGCAGACCAGTCTAGACATAGTATTTTACATGTTCAAAAGAAAGTGAGCCTTGTTTATTGCCTCCTTTTAGTAGTCAATCTTCTGGCAACCTGTCTGGTTCTCTCAGAAAGCATCCAAACCACTAGCAAATTGCAGCAGGAACTGGTTGACCTCTTTTTACCCTCCTTCTTTTTCTTGCTAGGAGTAGATCTATTGATTTTCTTACCTTTTGATAAAATTTTTCGCGCTATAGAAAATCACCTAAATAAAAAGAAAACAGTCGTCATTTCCGTTCTAGCTACGATAGTTTTCTTGAGGAACCCCATAGTGATTTCCTCGATTCTTCTTTATATCAGTGTTGGTTTTCTATGCGCACGTTTCCTTTTTCCCAAATGTATTCAAAGGGAAATCTCCTTTTATGGGCACCTGATTCGGGATATCCTGTTTGTTTTTTCAATAGTTGTATTCTTTTAAGTGGAGGAGAATTTTTCAAAATTGTTATAGTAAGTCCATAAAGAAAATTCACACAAAAGAAAACTTTTTGGTATAATAGTAGCATGCACACAAAAAATGAAGAAGAGCTTCTAGCTCTCGGAGAAAGATTAGGTCATTTGCTTCAAAAAGACGATGTTCTGATCTTGACTGGAGAGTTGGGAGCGGGTAAAACAACCTTTACAAAAGGCCTTGCTAAGGGCTTGGATATCCGTCAAATGATTAAAAGTCCAACCTATACCATTGTCAGAGAGTACGAAGGACGTTTGCCACTTTACCACTTGGATGTCTACCGTATCGAAGGTGATGCTGATTCTATTGACTTGGATGAGTTTCTCTTCGGTGGTGGTGTGACTGTTATTGAGTGGGGGCATCTTTTGGGTGAAGATTTACCAGATTCTTACTTGGAGTTGGAAATTTTGAAAGAAGCTGAGGGGCGTTGTCTTCATTTTACGGCTCATGGCTCTCGGGCTGAACAACTCATCAAGGAGCTTCAAGATGGAGTATGAGTTGTGTATTCGTGAGGCAGAGATTTCAGATGCTACAGCCTTAATTGCATTTTTAGATTGTGTCGGTCAAGAGACAGATTTTACCAGCTTGGATGAAAATGGCATCATGATGACAGCTTCTGAAATGGCTCTTTTTATCGAAAAACAAGCTGCATCAGAGAATCAAATTACTCTCCTCGCCTTACTGAATGATGAGATTGCAGGAGTCTTAAATATCACAGCGGACCAACATTTAAGAGTTCGACATATCGGTGATGTTTTTCTAGCAGTTCGCAGGAAATTCTGGAACCAAGGCTTGGCGACTATACTTCTAGAAGAAGGCATCGAGTGGGCTAAAGTCAGTGGCGTCTTGCGCCGTTTGCAACTCAGTGTACAAAAACGAAACGAGGCTGCGATCCACCTCTACTCAAAAATGGGATTTATCACAGAAGGCTTACAAGAAAGAGGAGCCTATTTAGCAGAAGGGATATTTTTAGATGTTTGTCTTATGGGCAAGCTGATAAATGAATAACGAGATGATTAAAAAATTAATTGGAATGGTGCTAGGTTTCCTAGCAGTAACAGTTTTAGGTGTAGCGGTTTATGGTTACACCATTTTCCAACAAGGAACAGCAACCTTGAGTGAAAAGACTTATAAAAAAATTGGTGAAGAAACCAACGTTATCGAAGCGACGGAGCCTCTGACCATCCTCTTGATGGGGGTAGATACGGGAAATGTGGAACGTACAGACCCGTGGGCGGGAAATAGTGATTCCATGATTCTCCTGACGGTTAATCCCAAAACAAAGAAAACCACAATGATGAGTTTGGAACGGGATATTTTGACCAAGATTGAGACTGGAAACGGTCAAGTTCAGGAAGCCAAACTCAATGCGGCCTATGCTAATGGTGGTGCGGAACTTGCAATTTCTACTATTCAAAAGATGATGAATATCCACATTGACCGCTATGTGATGGTTAACATGCAGGGGCTTCAACAATTGGTGGATGCGGTTGGTGGAATTACCGTCAACAATACACTCGGTTTCCCAATTTCGATTGCTGACCAAGAGGAGTTTAATAAGATTTCTATCGGTGTTGGAGAACAAACCTTGAATGGGGAGGAAGCTCTGGTGTATTCACGGATGCGTTACCAAGACCCAGAGGGAGACTATGGTCGTCAAAAACGTCAACGTGAAGTTATTCAAAAGATCGTTGAGAAGGTTTTGAGCCTAAACAGTGTGAGTCATTATCAAGGTATCCTCAAAGCTTTGAGTGATAACATGCAGACCAATGTGGACTTGTCAGCTAAGAGCATTCCACAATTGCTCGGCTATCAAGATTCCTTCAAGAATATCGAAACGCATCAATTGCGTGGGGAAGATGCTGAGCTACAGGGAATTTCTTATCAGATTGTCACTTCAGAACATATGCTCGAAATGCAAAATCTCTTGCGTAGTTCGCTAGGTAAAGAGCCAGTGACAGAATTGGAAACCAATGCGGTACTGTAC
This window of the Streptococcus sp. D7B5 genome carries:
- the tsaE gene encoding tRNA (adenosine(37)-N6)-threonylcarbamoyltransferase complex ATPase subunit type 1 TsaE — translated: MHTKNEEELLALGERLGHLLQKDDVLILTGELGAGKTTFTKGLAKGLDIRQMIKSPTYTIVREYEGRLPLYHLDVYRIEGDADSIDLDEFLFGGGVTVIEWGHLLGEDLPDSYLELEILKEAEGRCLHFTAHGSRAEQLIKELQDGV
- the ndk gene encoding nucleoside-diphosphate kinase, which codes for MEQTFFIIKPDGVKRGLVGQVLKRIEERGFKIEKLELRSAVSEALIDQHYQDLVEKSFYPPIRQFMTSGPVVVGILSGPKVIETWRTMMGATRPEEALPGTIRGDFAKAAGDNQAIQNVVHGSDSEASAKREIALWFKD
- a CDS encoding LCP family protein codes for the protein MIKKLIGMVLGFLAVTVLGVAVYGYTIFQQGTATLSEKTYKKIGEETNVIEATEPLTILLMGVDTGNVERTDPWAGNSDSMILLTVNPKTKKTTMMSLERDILTKIETGNGQVQEAKLNAAYANGGAELAISTIQKMMNIHIDRYVMVNMQGLQQLVDAVGGITVNNTLGFPISIADQEEFNKISIGVGEQTLNGEEALVYSRMRYQDPEGDYGRQKRQREVIQKIVEKVLSLNSVSHYQGILKALSDNMQTNVDLSAKSIPQLLGYQDSFKNIETHQLRGEDAELQGISYQIVTSEHMLEMQNLLRSSLGKEPVTELETNAVLYETAFGRTAPSTSTNASNEEAE
- a CDS encoding GNAT family N-acetyltransferase, coding for MEYELCIREAEISDATALIAFLDCVGQETDFTSLDENGIMMTASEMALFIEKQAASENQITLLALLNDEIAGVLNITADQHLRVRHIGDVFLAVRRKFWNQGLATILLEEGIEWAKVSGVLRRLQLSVQKRNEAAIHLYSKMGFITEGLQERGAYLAEGIFLDVCLMGKLINE
- the rpoC gene encoding DNA-directed RNA polymerase subunit beta', with product MVDVNRFKSMQITLASPSKVRSWSYGEVKKPETINYRTLKPEREGLFDEVIFGPTKDWECACGKYKRIRYRGIVCDRCGVEVTRTKVRRERMGHIELKAPVSHIWYFKGIPSRMGLTLDMSPRALEEVIYFAAYVVIDPKDTPLEHKSIMTEREYRERLREYGYGSFVAKMGAEAIQDLLKQVDLEKEIAELKEELKTATGQKRVKAIRRLDVLDAFYKSGNKPEWMILNILPVIPPDLRPMLQLDGGRFASSDLNDLYRRVINRNNRLARLLELNAPGIIVQNEKRMLQEAVDALIDNGRRGRPITGPGSRPLKSLSHMLKGKQGRFRQNLLGKRVDFSGRSVIAVGPTLKMYQCGVPREMAIELFKPFVMREIVARDIVQNVKAAKRLVERGDERIWDILEEVIKEHPVLLNRAPTLHRLGIQAFEPVLIDGKALRLHPLVCEAYNADFDGDQMAIHVPLSEEAQAEARILMLAAEHILNPKDGKPVVTPSQDMVLGNYYLTMEEAGREGEGMVFKDRDEAVMAYRNGYVHLHSRVGIATDSLNKPWTEEQKHKVLLTTVGKILFNDIMPEGLPYLQEPTNANLTEGVPAKYFLPLGGDIKEAIRNLELNPPFKKKNLGNIIAEIFKRFRTTETSALLDRMKNLGYHHSTLAGLTVGIADIPVVEDKAEIIEESHKRVEQITKQFRRGMITDDERYNAVTAEWRAAREKLEKRLIANQDPKNPIVMMMDSGARGNISNFSQLAGMRGLMAAPNGRIMELPILSNFREGLSVLEMFFSTHGARKGMTDTALKTADSGYLTRRLVDVAQDVIIREDDCGTDRGLLIRSIAEGKEMIESLEERLNGRYTKKTVKHPETGAVIIGPNELITEDKAREIVNAGVEEVTIRSVFTCNTRHGVCRHCYGINLATGDAVEVGEAVGTIAAQSIGEPGTQLTMRTFHTGGVASNTDITQGLPRVQEIFEARNPKGEAVITEVKGQVTAIEEDASTRTKKVFVKGETGEGEYVVPFTARMRVEVGDQVSRGAALTEGSIQPKRLLAVRDVLSVETYLLGEVQKVYRSQGVEIGDKHIEVMVRQMIRKVRVMDPGDTDLLMGTLMDINDFTDANKDVLIAGGVPATGRPVLMGITKASLETNSFLSAASFQETTRVLTDAAIRGKKDHLLGLKENVIIGKIIPAGTGMARYRNLEPQAINEAEYLAPEQEEAELAPVEEVVEIQVEETVE